The genomic interval GAGCGGTATGAAAGAGCATTATCTATGCAAGATGGATACTAGGCACGACCGCATTCTTTTGAAGGAAGACTCAACCACTGTGATCGAGTGGGTCCAAAATCGGAGGTGCGCTATTGAGAAAAAGCCGTTGCTCCACGATATCTGCCGACTTCTGAGACAGTGCGACTTCTACTTGGCCATACATGTCTATAGGGAGATAAACTGTGCTACTAATTGGATCGCCTTTTTTGCTCCACATCACTTAGAAGATTTATTTGGGTAGACTACGTATCTGCGGAGCTTTTTTGTCGCCAtttgtttttttgattttattggctgCATTCATATCTGGGCAGATGTGGGCCCCcattgtattaaaaaaaaaaaaaggacaaccaATGGTGGCTACGCATGCTTTTCCTGATGGCTCCAAATTTGTATAATTAAACCTGTCCAAATAGGAAAAAATGAACATACTTTAATAGCCAACAAACATGATTTATGACTCAAAAAGATCGCTTTAACAGGTCATTCAGCTCGTGTGATGCAGCTCTCGTTGCTCCCTCTTTTAATTGGTATCGTGAGCTATGCCATTTAATGAAGCAAGATGATCGGCACGGAGCACCCCAGTAatttaagtatttttttattaaaaaataatagtttCATATAAGTTAAGAGTTTTTTCCGTGCTCATATACTTTTATATCCATCCATCCATTTAAATGTCAGAATTTTTATATAGAATCTTAACATAACCTCCAGTCTTCCAGGGTTTCATGACCTCCAGGCTGCAGTGTTTCGTAATAAGATTCTGCTTctcagttcaaaaaattcagtaaaaaaacaaaagggaggagaaggcggtgagagagagagcgagagagaaatACGACAAGCTAAGTGACTCGTGAGTTTTGAGTTTCTTAAGCATTTTTGAAACTCAAATTTAATGAGCCCACATTGGTAAATCTCGgtcagagaaagaaagagggaggaagggaggcaaaaaaaaaaaaatgtaacacTACAAGGAAAAACATGAAAAAACCAACTCTTGATTGCCGAGGCTAGAAAGATGCATTGATAAATTTGGCTCCCGCATCAAATTTTGCCGGCGTTCTAATGAACGTCAACAATTAAAAGAATAGACGACGCTTAAAAACATCAGTAAAATTCTAAAAAACACTGAAAAATATATTCTAGTATAAACGTTGCACCACCAAAAAGCCACCCAATGGTGGTCGTATctgttatttctttcttttcatgcaTACTTGTCAATATATTTCTGCAACAAGTGACACCGGCTTCTAACCTGAACCTTGGATATATTATAAAACAAAGAAGCAAAAAACAAAATGGAAAAATAAAACATGACTACTTGAGTAACACATCCAGTCATATTTATTAAGTATAGCCAAGCCAACATCTGTGTCATAAAAATGGAACAGCAACCAGTTGAACATCACTAACCAATTACTAAATAACAAAATACATTTTTTTCTGGAATTACAAACATTTTTGCATGGTGGAacaaatcataataaaataatacatGCAATATCCTAAGAAACAGTTATTCATGATCTCCATTGCAGAAACGTCTTCCTGAGGTAAGTAAATCTTCATTGACAACAGCTTACAAGGTTGTTGACACTCGAAAGCTGCTATCCAGAATTCTGACATAACACCTTCACCTCCAATAGCAGAACTGATCTCCATTAGTTTACCATATTTAATTTCAATGGCAAgtatttctcatgaatttctttctTAAACCATTCCCTTCATCTTTGACGAAAAGAATTTCATATGCGTTTGGAAATGAATGTCGAACAATGTTATTGCCCTATAGAACAGATGATCGATCCTTAGGGCTGTAATTCAGAACAGGGTTCcctgatttttttctttcctcgaAACAACCTCAGTAATCGGCAGGATTGTTGTACTATCGACTCGTATGTGGACGGATTCTCCCATGCTACCAGTGAGAATTCATCATGATATTTTTGCATTCCTTCAACCATCAACTGCCAAATTAGAGCTCCAGCACCAGCTTGACCCTTCTTCGCAGACTCATACACTTTGTCATAAACCACATTCAGTAAAACATCTCGCTCATATGTGCCATTTTTCTTGGCATgcaaattggatccaaattctAAAAAGAGAACTGGTTTTTTCAATATGTTCTGACTATCATTCACGTGAGAATCCACCCAACTAGAAAGATATTTGACTTTCTCTTCTAGGCTTGCCCTTGGGATCCTAAACAAAAAACAGAGTGTCATCCTCCTTattgaaaatattgaaaaaagaagaaaaaaaaaggtggtcCATTCTGAGGAGAAACTAACATGCACTACATGAAACAAAtcagttagaaaaaaaaaaagtggtccATTCTGAGGAGAAACTAACATGCACTACATGAAACAAATCAGTTAGAATGGCCACCAACCAGCTATCAGGATATGCATGCACTGAAGCAAAATCTATATGCTCATCCGCGGAATTTTGCAGAAAATCAGAGCCAAAAGTAGCTGCCCATTCTCCTGGATTCGCattcaatctttcagttctccCAGGCCCATAAAACCCTTCAAGTCCAATTGTGACAAGGTGTTTCTTGTCTAAACTCTTAATATGAGAAGACATATCAATAATCCAATCCtagcaaccaaaaaaaaaaagaagcacaaCTGGGTTAGGCTTCTTGGAATTTGAGGTCATCAAAAATAAGCACTTGTTGATCTTTTCAAGATTCAGTTTTTTGTAACAATTGGTGGTTCCATCCAATATTTTAAAGAAATCAAGGCAAAAGTAACTTAAGCAAACCAAGTTACAGATTAGTTGTGTTACCTGAAGAATAGGAGCAGATGATTTAGATACACATCGTGGCTCATTCATGAGCTCCCAAGCAAATATAGCAGGTTCATCATAATATCTAACCCCACTATATGAGTTCCTTCTTGTCACAATTGCCTGCAatgtttattttcagaatttagatgTAACAAGCATTAATTGTGATACTTTCGACTTTCAATAGATATAAGAGCATACAATCCAAGTGCCTGCTTTATCAAGGTCTGCAGAAGATAAATGATGCCTGGAGGTTAAAAGTTTAGAGTAGGCACTGCTCATTAAAAAATAGAAGTAAGAACAGTGGACACCACAATAATGAAAATATAGCTTTGAAATATCTAATCAGTGAACAATGTCGGTGGATTATACTAAAAGCTCCAAACTGTAACAAAAGGCAAATTCATTAAAGTCTTGTTGAGTGATAAAAGGCTTCCTAATACACAATGCGCCCACCACTCCAAGGTCTGAGAAGGGTCAAATGTATCCAGCGTTAACCTTGCATGTGAAGAGGCTGTTTCCGTGGTTCAAACCTATTACACCCAGATTACAACAGAGAAACCTTACTAGTGTCAATTTTACGAAGTTCATAATGTTCCACATACCTAACTACACATGTTGGTTTTAATATTTTCCAACCATGTATTAAACAACTAAACTCTCCTATCCTCACAGGCTTTCATCTTGAAACCACTAGATGACAAGTAACAACTTCCAAAAATACGAGGCATttgatattttcttcttttggaaTTTACGATGTTGCTCGTGATGCATGGTCTAGACTTTGTTATGATGGGCCACCATATAACAACATGAATAACTACTCTGTTGATGTTTTGCCAAAAGTTAAGACGTGCCCACACTACATATATGCCCACAAACACAGACACCCAAAGTAGCTATTAAAGAAACTTCTTTGTTTCTTAGAAGAAATTGTATTTTTCTTGTAAAAAATTGTACTATGACCAGTGTTTCTTGGAATAATGACATCTCtccga from Phoenix dactylifera cultivar Barhee BC4 unplaced genomic scaffold, palm_55x_up_171113_PBpolish2nd_filt_p 002032F, whole genome shotgun sequence carries:
- the LOC103696213 gene encoding mannan endo-1,4-beta-mannosidase 6-like; amino-acid sequence: MGLTVCRTWAFSDGGPKALQLFPGHYDEQMFRLFFAGPALDYVIYEARRNNVRLILCLLNNLNAFGGKDQYVRWAQEAGFNVTTSSDAFFSFDVIRGYFKDYIKAIVTRRNSYSGVRYYDEPAIFAWELMNEPRCVSKSSAPILQDWIIDMSSHIKSLDKKHLVTIGLEGFYGPGRTERLNANPGEWAATFGSDFLQNSADEHIDFASVHAYPDSWIPRASLEEKVKYLSSWVDSHVNDSQNILKKPVLFLEFGSNLHAKKNGTYERDVLLNVVYDKVYESAKKGQAGAGALIWQLMVEGMQKYHDEFSLVAWENPSTYESIVQQSCRLLRLFRGKKKIREPCSELQP